The genomic window TACGACACATTTGAGTTAGATGAAAATACTGGTGAGATCCGTGTTAAAGTTGATGTAGACTTTGAAGACACCGAGGTTTTTAGGGCGGATATTATAGCATCGGATAGAGGGCAGCCTCCATGGTCTAGAAGCTGTAGAGTTATCCTAAAAGTAACTGACGTAAATGATAATGCACCAGAAGTTGAGGTGACATCACTTTCTAATTTGGTTGCTGAGAATTCTAAGCCTGGAACGGTAATTTCTCTGATAAGCGTTATAGATAAGGACTCGGGTGATAATGGAAGAGTATTGCTTACTCTCTCCGAAGACGCTCCCTTTGAATTAAAACCGTCATTTCAGGAAAACACATATTCTTTAGTAACAAACAGAAATTTAGATCGAGAACTTACATCCCATTACGACATCACAATAACTGCAACAGACTTAGGCCAGCCCCCTCTGTCCGCATTTAAAACCCTGACAGTGCAGGTGTCAGATGTTAATGACAATAGCCCTGAATTTACCCAGAATCCTCTCGATGTGTACTTAGTGGAAAATAACGCCCCCGGggcttttattttctctgtaagTGCTTCGGACAAAGACTTGAACGAAAATGCTGCAATCTCTTATCACATTATTAGAGGTGACGGGGCTCAAAATGATATGACATCTTTCCTCAGTATTAATTCTGAGAACGGACATATTCATGCATTAAAGAGCTTTGACTTCGAgactttgaaaatgttccaATTTCAAGTTTTAGCCGTGGACGCTGGAGCGCCAAGTTTAAGTAGTAATGTGACAGTGAACGTGTATATTCTGGACGAGAACGACAATGCTCCAGTCATCTTGTCTCCGGTAAGCACTAACACTTCTGGCCAAGATGTGGAGGAGATTCCCCGAAATGTGAACGCAGGCCATTTGGTGACTAAAATCAGAGCATATGATGCGGATATAGGATACAATGGCTGGTTGTTATTTTCACTGCAGGAAGTCACTGACCACAGTCTCTTTGGTCTGGACCGCTACACAGGACAGATAAGGAGCCTTCGCTCATTCACAGAAACAGATGAAGCTGAGCACAAACTGATCATAGTGGTCAAAGACAACGGAAACGTTTCACTCTCAGCAACGGCGATTGTGATTATAAAGGTCGTGGAGCCCAAAGAAGCTTTTGCAGCCTCTGATGTTAAAAGCACAGTAAAAGACGAGGAGGAAAACAACGTGACATTTTATCTGATCATTACATTGTGCTCAGTTTCTGGTCTTTTCGTCCTAAGTATCATCGTGCTAATCGTAATGCAGTGCTCCAAACCTACAGACTGTTCCTCCAAGTACTTACAAGATACAAATTATGATGGGACACTGTGTCATAGTATCCAATACAGATCCGGAGACAAACGGTATATGTTGGTCGGGCCCAGAATGAGTATCGGTTCTGCTGTAGTGCCGGGAAGCAATAGAAA from Chanos chanos chromosome 2, fChaCha1.1, whole genome shotgun sequence includes these protein-coding regions:
- the LOC115805670 gene encoding protocadherin alpha-7-like, whose product is MGDERQRRRWEYWWIILHFSLLLFFGAQVSAQIKYSIPEEVKEGFVVGNIAKDLGLDVSALVKRRFRIVSGSKDTLFQVNQNNGIMVVDKKIDREELCDNNGACLINLKVAVENPLEIHYVAVEITDVNDHSPVFPEDEQHLEIAENTLTGDDFQLLAARDPDSGVNGLRVYKLSPNEHFGLETRDGGEDNKIPILKLQRALDREHNAKHHLVLTAVDGGSPPRSGSINITVTVLDNNDNKPVFSQDSYSVAIQENIPIGTVILKVNATDADEGPNGQVVYSFVRNLKKKVYDTFELDENTGEIRVKVDVDFEDTEVFRADIIASDRGQPPWSRSCRVILKVTDVNDNAPEVEVTSLSNLVAENSKPGTVISLISVIDKDSGDNGRVLLTLSEDAPFELKPSFQENTYSLVTNRNLDRELTSHYDITITATDLGQPPLSAFKTLTVQVSDVNDNSPEFTQNPLDVYLVENNAPGAFIFSVSASDKDLNENAAISYHIIRGDGAQNDMTSFLSINSENGHIHALKSFDFETLKMFQFQVLAVDAGAPSLSSNVTVNVYILDENDNAPVILSPVSTNTSGQDVEEIPRNVNAGHLVTKIRAYDADIGYNGWLLFSLQEVTDHSLFGLDRYTGQIRSLRSFTETDEAEHKLIIVVKDNGNVSLSATAIVIIKVVEPKEAFAASDVKSTVKDEEENNVTFYLIITLCSVSGLFVLSIIVLIVMQCSKPTDCSSKYLQDTNYDGTLCHSIQYRSGDKRYMLVGPRMSIGSAVVPGSNRNTLMMPDCRTRSSEEVSA